The genomic region CCGACTATGTCGAAAGCTTCTGCCGCTGGGTCTGCGGCCTTGGCGAATATTTCGACATGCCGCTCGCCACCTATTCCTCGGGGATGCGGTCGCGGTTTTCCTTTTCGCTGCTCTTGTCGATCGAATTCGACATCTACCTGATCGACGAAGGCATGCCCGGCACCACCGATGTCGAATTCAACCGCAAGGCCGGCAGCATCCTGAAAGAGCGGCTGAAGAACGCGACCGTGGTGGTCGTGTCCCATTCGGCCCAGACCCTGCAGAAGTTCTGCCGTTCCGCCGCCGTGCTGAAACAGGGCCGGCTCTATCAATTCGAAACCCTCGAAGAAGCGAAACGCCTCTATGACTACCAAACCTAAGGCCGCCCGCTTCTTCCTGCGCCGCGTCGAACGGCCCGCACCGCCGCCGCCGGAGGCGGGGCAGGACATGCCCTTCGCCACCACCGATGATGGCTTCGGGTCGCAGGACTTCCGCCCGGTGCCCTCGGGTGGCCAAGTCGCGCCAAACCCCAGCGCCGACCCTGATGACGAAGCGCTTGCCGCCATCGCCGCCGAAGGGCTGACCGGCCGCCAGCTGCGCCGCGCGCGGATGCTGGCCCAACAGCACAAGCTTGCCGTCCGGTCTGACATGGACGCCGTCCTGCAACTGCGCCGCGCCGGGATCAACCCCTTCGCCCGCGCGTCCTTGCTTGAGGTTGTTCTGCCCGGCACCGCCCAGACCGCGCCGCCCGCCACCGAAACCGCCGCCGATCCCGCCGCCCAAGGTCGGGCGCTCGCCCGCCTGCCCGGCGATCAGGCGCAATTGCCCCAGCGGGTCAAGCCTGCCGCCCTGCCCTCCACCGAACAGCGGGCCGAGGTCAGCCAGGCCGCAGAAATCCTGCGCATGCAGATGGAAATCGCCCGCCGCCGTCGGCGCAAGCTGGCCCTCTTGTTTGCGCGGCTGTTCGTCTTTGTGCTGCTGCCCACGTTCCTTGCGGGCTGGTACTACTACCGCATCGCCACCCCGATCTATGCCACCAAGTCCGAATTCGTGATCCAGCAGGCCGGTCCCAGCGGGGCGGGCGGCGGCAGCGGGCTTGCCGGGCTGTTCTCGGGCATGGGGCTTGCCACCTCGCAAGACAGCATCGCGGTTCAGGGCTATCTTCAATCGCGCGAAGCGATGATGCGGCTGGAACAGGATCTGGGCTTTCGCACCCATTTCCAGACCGACACTTTCGACGAATTGCAGCGCCTCGCCCCTGACGCCTCGATGGAAAGCGCCTATGGCGTCTACCGCGACTTTGTCCGCATTTCCTACGACCCCTCCGAAGGCCTCATCCGGATGGAGGTTATGGCCGCCGATCCTCAGCTTGCGGCGGCCTGGGCCACCCAGCTTATCTCCTACGCCGAGGAACAGGTTGATCACCTGACCCAGCGCCTGCGGGCCGACCAGATGCGTGACGCGCAGGCTGGCTATGACGACGCGCAGACCAATCTGGCCGCCTCGCAACGCCGCCTGATCGAGCTGCAGGAAAAGTTCAAGATCCTCTCGTCCGAGACGGAGGTGTCGCTGATCACGACCCAGATCGCCACGCTGGAATCGCAGCTGACCCAGGACCGGCTGTCGCTTGCCCAGATGCAGGCGAACGAAACGCCAAACGTCGCCCGGATGGAACCACTGATCCGCCGGATTGCCACGCTGGAAGATGAAATCGCGTCCTTGCGCGCCCGCATGACCGAAAGCGGAATAGCGGGAACCAGCCTTGCCCAGGTGCAGGGTGAACTGCTGGTTGCCCAGGCTGATCTGCAGACCCGCCAGCTGATCCTGGCCCAGTCGCTGCAGTCGATGGAAACTGCCCGGGTCGAGGCGAACCGCCAGACGCGCTATCTGTCGATTTCGGTCAGTCCGACGCCGCCCGATGAACCCGCCTATCCCCGCGCGTTCGAGAATACGCTGGTCACCATGTTGATCCTGCTTGGCATTTACCTCATGGTCTCGATGACTGCCGCAATCCTGCGGGAACAGGTTTCTGCCTAGGGCCAAGCAACATGATGACTGACGTAACGATTGGCCCGCTGACCGTTGGCAATGACCGCCCGCTTCTGGTGATTGCCGGGCCGTGCCAGTTGGAAAGCCTGGACCACGCCCAGATGATTGCTGGC from Tabrizicola piscis harbors:
- a CDS encoding capsule biosynthesis protein, encoding MTTKPKAARFFLRRVERPAPPPPEAGQDMPFATTDDGFGSQDFRPVPSGGQVAPNPSADPDDEALAAIAAEGLTGRQLRRARMLAQQHKLAVRSDMDAVLQLRRAGINPFARASLLEVVLPGTAQTAPPATETAADPAAQGRALARLPGDQAQLPQRVKPAALPSTEQRAEVSQAAEILRMQMEIARRRRRKLALLFARLFVFVLLPTFLAGWYYYRIATPIYATKSEFVIQQAGPSGAGGGSGLAGLFSGMGLATSQDSIAVQGYLQSREAMMRLEQDLGFRTHFQTDTFDELQRLAPDASMESAYGVYRDFVRISYDPSEGLIRMEVMAADPQLAAAWATQLISYAEEQVDHLTQRLRADQMRDAQAGYDDAQTNLAASQRRLIELQEKFKILSSETEVSLITTQIATLESQLTQDRLSLAQMQANETPNVARMEPLIRRIATLEDEIASLRARMTESGIAGTSLAQVQGELLVAQADLQTRQLILAQSLQSMETARVEANRQTRYLSISVSPTPPDEPAYPRAFENTLVTMLILLGIYLMVSMTAAILREQVSA
- a CDS encoding ABC transporter ATP-binding protein, giving the protein MIEFQQVSKSFWTGKQRKVILDRASFRVDLGNSIGILAENGAGKTTLINMMAGLEKPDEGVIRKTSRVSFPLGFMGGVNNKLSAHENCRYIARLYSLDPDYVESFCRWVCGLGEYFDMPLATYSSGMRSRFSFSLLLSIEFDIYLIDEGMPGTTDVEFNRKAGSILKERLKNATVVVVSHSAQTLQKFCRSAAVLKQGRLYQFETLEEAKRLYDYQT